Proteins encoded within one genomic window of Bombus vancouverensis nearcticus chromosome 4, iyBomVanc1_principal, whole genome shotgun sequence:
- the Impbeta11 gene encoding importin beta11 isoform X2: protein MDVAVIEVLQQAGSQDPTILKPAEQTLKQWETERGFYTALYNVFSNHSLSINIRWMAILCFKNGVDKYWRKNAPNGIADDEKEFLRLRLIINFEEPVNQLAIQLAALIAKIARYDWPREWRSLIPTLLDVIRGQNPLAQHRALLILHHVVKCLASKRLVPDRRLFQELTSSVFSFILNVWNTYTESFLIMASNGADTNQIQEALEKALLLLRILRTLIVNGFNKPSESHDAMSFLEIVFERARTCLECRKTLISRGIQMEVCDKFIIHLTKVLIGVLEMHPFCYVELIPTSLEFSVFYCFTEAGQALAFERFVIQCLNLMKGILLSTYYKPAKVLKDTKNPLTLRANQLRQEFFTPETLAEICSRLVTHYFLLTPAELELWDTDPESFVVDDGGESWKYSLRPCTECLFVVIFHHFGEVLVPVLVELMQRHHQPVDPNNLHAILVKDAVYNAVGLAAFDLYDEVNFDQWFSTTLKEELKIRSNNYRIIRRRVCWLIGRWTTVKLSTELRPELYKLMVEVLSPEEDLGVRLAASDALKLAIDDFQFNPEEFSPYLEPAFSLLFSLLKEVKECDTKMYVLYVLSFMIERAGSEINPLVGALSSYLPALWQECEEHNMLRCAIISTLVHLEKALGSESVLIEPLVVGVIALSCDVNQNCHVYLLEDGLQLWLALLQNAAAPTLAIMELAKNLPAVLEKSFEHLKLCLYIVQAYVILSPQEFLSQRGAIIIETLRSLLGDLNSEGVVMIMTVFELCLCASPRQGAELIKPVLITIFENMYKEEEVTMTMTMYLSIVARVLWFYKDIFIQVISELTRKMGGNEVREEVVLGEIIRIWVNRMPYIPLLERRKLLALALCSLLGPDSPPCVLHYFPLIISNIVGTLNDITKLDDIRCENIGYAIDGQSSPSQHDDEEYGNKHEQRKRRLDFSDPLPSISLKDTLQNQLLTLRRLIGDNQFNQLMLTLHPEIDKELKLYVSL, encoded by the exons ATGGATGTCGCAGTGATAGAAGTCCTTCAACAAGCGGGTAGTCAGGATCCCACTATTTTGAAACCAGCTGAACAAACTCTAAAACAATGGGAAACTGAAAGGGGATTCTACACTGCGTTATAT aaTGTGTTTTCTAATCATTCCTTGAGTATCAATATTAGATGGATGGCtattttatgtttcaaaaatggTGTTGATAAATATTGGAGAAAGAATGCTCCAAA TGGAATTGCAGATGACGAAAAGGAATTTCTTAGACTACGTTTAATAATAAACTTTGAAGAACCTGTAAATCAGTTAGCTATCCAATTGGCAGCTCTTATTGCTAAAATTGCAAG ATATGATTGGCCTAGAGAATGGCGCTCATTAATTCCAACCTTATTGGATGTTATAAGAGGACAAAATCCTTTGGCCCAGCATCGGGCACTGTTAATATTACATCATGTTGTTAAGTGTTTAGCCTCTAAACGTTTAGTTCCTGACAGACGACTCTTCCAAGAATTAACCAGTAGTGTGTTCAGTTTTATTCTGAATGTGTGGAATACTTACACAGAATCTTTTCTTATAATGGCATCAAATGGAGCAGACACAAATCAGATACAGGAAGCTTTGGAAAAAGCATTGCTTCTATTGAGAATTCTTAGAACACTTATTGTAAATGGGTTTAATAAGCCTTCAGAATCCCATGATGCTATGTCATTCTTAGAAATTGTTTTTGAACGTGCAAGAACTTGTCTTGAATGTC gAAAAACATTAATTTCAAGAGGTATACAGATGGAAGTATGcgataaatttataattcatttaaCTAAAGTATTAATAGGAGTATTAGAAATGCATCCATTTTGTTATGTAGAACTAATACCAACATCATTAGAATTTTCtgttttttattgttttactgaAGCTGGTCAAGCCCTAGCTTTTGAAAGATTTGTTATACAGTGTTTAAATTTAATGAAAGGCATTTTATTATCTACATACTATAAACCAGCTAAAGTTCTTAAAG ATACGAAAAATCCGTTAACGTTGAGAGCAAATCAATTGAGACAAGAATTTTTTACACCTGAAACATTAGCAGAAATTTGTTCAAGGCTCGTAACACATTATTTTCTTCTAACACCTGCTGAATTGGAATTATGGGATACAGATCCAGAAAGTTTTG TTGTCGATGATGGCGGTGAATCATGGAAATATAGTTTAAGG ccTTGTACGGAGTGTCTGTTTGTAGTAATTTTCCATCATTTTGGAGAAGTTCTTGTACCAGTTTTAGTTGAATTAATGCAAAGACATCATCAACCAGTTGACCCGAATAATTTGCATGCTATTCTAGTAAAAGATGCAGTATATAATGCAGTTGGTTTGGCTGCATTTGATTTATATGACGAG GTAAATTTTGATCAATGGTTTTCAACTACCTTAAAAGAAGAGTTGAAAATTCGAAGTAACAATTATAGAATTATTAGAAGACGAGTATGTTGGCTTATTGGGCGCTGGACAA CTGTTAAGTTAAGTACAGAGTTAAGACCAGAATTATACAAACTTATGGTTGAAGTTTTGAGTCCTGAAGAAGATCTGGGTGTTCGTTTAGCAGCAAGCGATGCTTTAAAACTTGCGATAGATGATTTTCAATTTAATCCGGAAGAATTCTCGCCATATTTAGAACCAGCATTCTCTTTATTATTTTCGCTCCTAAAAGAAGTAAAAGAATGTGATAccaag atgtatgtattatacgtattatcaTTTATGATTGAACGTGCTGGTAGTGAAATAAACCCACTTGTTGGAGCCCTCAGTTCATATTTGCCAGCACTTTGGCAAGAATGTGAAGAACATAATATGTTAAGATGTGCTATAATTTCAACACTTGTACATCTGGAAAAG gCTTTAGGTTCTGAAAGCGTCCTTATAGAACCACTAGTAGTAGGTGTTATTGCATTAAGTTGTGACGTCAATCAAAATTGTCACGTTTATTTGTTAGAAGATGGCTTGCAATTATGGTTAGCTTTACTGCAAAATGCAGCTGCGCCAACATTAGCTATAATGGAACTGGCTAAAAATTTGCCTGCTGTATTAG AAAAATCATTTGAACATTTAAAATTATGTTTGTATATAGTTCAAGCATATGTAATATTAAGTCCCCAAGAATTTTTAAGTCAAAGAGGAGCGATTATAATCGAAACACTTAGGTCACTTTTAGGAGATTTGAACTCGGAAGGAGTTGTAATGATAATGACAGTGTTTGAACTATGTTTATGTGCTTCACCTCGGCAAGGTGCAGAACTTATTAAACCTGTTTTAATAACTATATTTGA AAATATGTATAAGGAAGAAGAAGTTACGATGACGATGACTATGTATTTATCTATCGTGGCAAGAGTTTTATGGTTTTACAAAGATATTTTTATACAG GTAATAAGCGAATTAACCAGAAAAATGGGTGGAAACGAAGTTAGAGAAGAAGTTGTATTGGGAGAAATAATACGTATATGGGTTAATCGAATGCCATATATTCCTCTACTAGAAAGACGTAAATTATTAGCTCTTGCACTTTGTTCACTTCTTGGACCTGATAGTCCTCCCTGCGTTCTTCATTATTTTCCACTAATAATATCTAATATCGTCGGAACTCTCAATGACATCACCAAACTTGACGACATAAGATGCGAAAATATTGGATATGCCATTGA TGGGCAGTCTAGTCCATCTCAGCATGATGATGAAGAATATGGAAATAAACACGAACAGCGAAAAAGGAGACTTGATTTTAGTGATCCTTTGCCTAGTATATCTTTGAAAGATACATTACAAAATCAG TTACTTACTTTACGCAGATTAATTGGAGATAACCAGTTCAATCAATTGATGTTAACCCTTCATCCAGAAATTGATAAAGAACTTAAACTTTACGTATCTTTATGA
- the Impbeta11 gene encoding importin beta11 isoform X1 codes for MDVAVIEVLQQAGSQDPTILKPAEQTLKQWETERGFYTALYNVFSNHSLSINIRWMAILCFKNGVDKYWRKNAPNGIADDEKEFLRLRLIINFEEPVNQLAIQLAALIAKIARYDWPREWRSLIPTLLDVIRGQNPLAQHRALLILHHVVKCLASKRLVPDRRLFQELTSSVFSFILNVWNTYTESFLIMASNGADTNQIQEALEKALLLLRILRTLIVNGFNKPSESHDAMSFLEIVFERARTCLECRKTLISRGIQMEVCDKFIIHLTKVLIGVLEMHPFCYVELIPTSLEFSVFYCFTEAGQALAFERFVIQCLNLMKGILLSTYYKPAKVLKDTKNPLTLRANQLRQEFFTPETLAEICSRLVTHYFLLTPAELELWDTDPESFVVDDGGESWKYSLRPCTECLFVVIFHHFGEVLVPVLVELMQRHHQPVDPNNLHAILVKDAVYNAVGLAAFDLYDEVNFDQWFSTTLKEELKIRSNNYRIIRRRVCWLIGRWTTVKLSTELRPELYKLMVEVLSPEEDLGVRLAASDALKLAIDDFQFNPEEFSPYLEPAFSLLFSLLKEVKECDTKMYVLYVLSFMIERAGSEINPLVGALSSYLPALWQECEEHNMLRCAIISTLVHLEKALGSESVLIEPLVVGVIALSCDVNQNCHVYLLEDGLQLWLALLQNAAAPTLAIMELAKNLPAVLEKSFEHLKLCLYIVQAYVILSPQEFLSQRGAIIIETLRSLLGDLNSEGVVMIMTVFELCLCASPRQGAELIKPVLITIFENMYKEEEVTMTMTMYLSIVARVLWFYKDIFIQVISELTRKMGGNEVREEVVLGEIIRIWVNRMPYIPLLERRKLLALALCSLLGPDSPPCVLHYFPLIISNIVGTLNDITKLDDIRCENIGYAIESLSISGQSSPSQHDDEEYGNKHEQRKRRLDFSDPLPSISLKDTLQNQLLTLRRLIGDNQFNQLMLTLHPEIDKELKLYVSL; via the exons ATGGATGTCGCAGTGATAGAAGTCCTTCAACAAGCGGGTAGTCAGGATCCCACTATTTTGAAACCAGCTGAACAAACTCTAAAACAATGGGAAACTGAAAGGGGATTCTACACTGCGTTATAT aaTGTGTTTTCTAATCATTCCTTGAGTATCAATATTAGATGGATGGCtattttatgtttcaaaaatggTGTTGATAAATATTGGAGAAAGAATGCTCCAAA TGGAATTGCAGATGACGAAAAGGAATTTCTTAGACTACGTTTAATAATAAACTTTGAAGAACCTGTAAATCAGTTAGCTATCCAATTGGCAGCTCTTATTGCTAAAATTGCAAG ATATGATTGGCCTAGAGAATGGCGCTCATTAATTCCAACCTTATTGGATGTTATAAGAGGACAAAATCCTTTGGCCCAGCATCGGGCACTGTTAATATTACATCATGTTGTTAAGTGTTTAGCCTCTAAACGTTTAGTTCCTGACAGACGACTCTTCCAAGAATTAACCAGTAGTGTGTTCAGTTTTATTCTGAATGTGTGGAATACTTACACAGAATCTTTTCTTATAATGGCATCAAATGGAGCAGACACAAATCAGATACAGGAAGCTTTGGAAAAAGCATTGCTTCTATTGAGAATTCTTAGAACACTTATTGTAAATGGGTTTAATAAGCCTTCAGAATCCCATGATGCTATGTCATTCTTAGAAATTGTTTTTGAACGTGCAAGAACTTGTCTTGAATGTC gAAAAACATTAATTTCAAGAGGTATACAGATGGAAGTATGcgataaatttataattcatttaaCTAAAGTATTAATAGGAGTATTAGAAATGCATCCATTTTGTTATGTAGAACTAATACCAACATCATTAGAATTTTCtgttttttattgttttactgaAGCTGGTCAAGCCCTAGCTTTTGAAAGATTTGTTATACAGTGTTTAAATTTAATGAAAGGCATTTTATTATCTACATACTATAAACCAGCTAAAGTTCTTAAAG ATACGAAAAATCCGTTAACGTTGAGAGCAAATCAATTGAGACAAGAATTTTTTACACCTGAAACATTAGCAGAAATTTGTTCAAGGCTCGTAACACATTATTTTCTTCTAACACCTGCTGAATTGGAATTATGGGATACAGATCCAGAAAGTTTTG TTGTCGATGATGGCGGTGAATCATGGAAATATAGTTTAAGG ccTTGTACGGAGTGTCTGTTTGTAGTAATTTTCCATCATTTTGGAGAAGTTCTTGTACCAGTTTTAGTTGAATTAATGCAAAGACATCATCAACCAGTTGACCCGAATAATTTGCATGCTATTCTAGTAAAAGATGCAGTATATAATGCAGTTGGTTTGGCTGCATTTGATTTATATGACGAG GTAAATTTTGATCAATGGTTTTCAACTACCTTAAAAGAAGAGTTGAAAATTCGAAGTAACAATTATAGAATTATTAGAAGACGAGTATGTTGGCTTATTGGGCGCTGGACAA CTGTTAAGTTAAGTACAGAGTTAAGACCAGAATTATACAAACTTATGGTTGAAGTTTTGAGTCCTGAAGAAGATCTGGGTGTTCGTTTAGCAGCAAGCGATGCTTTAAAACTTGCGATAGATGATTTTCAATTTAATCCGGAAGAATTCTCGCCATATTTAGAACCAGCATTCTCTTTATTATTTTCGCTCCTAAAAGAAGTAAAAGAATGTGATAccaag atgtatgtattatacgtattatcaTTTATGATTGAACGTGCTGGTAGTGAAATAAACCCACTTGTTGGAGCCCTCAGTTCATATTTGCCAGCACTTTGGCAAGAATGTGAAGAACATAATATGTTAAGATGTGCTATAATTTCAACACTTGTACATCTGGAAAAG gCTTTAGGTTCTGAAAGCGTCCTTATAGAACCACTAGTAGTAGGTGTTATTGCATTAAGTTGTGACGTCAATCAAAATTGTCACGTTTATTTGTTAGAAGATGGCTTGCAATTATGGTTAGCTTTACTGCAAAATGCAGCTGCGCCAACATTAGCTATAATGGAACTGGCTAAAAATTTGCCTGCTGTATTAG AAAAATCATTTGAACATTTAAAATTATGTTTGTATATAGTTCAAGCATATGTAATATTAAGTCCCCAAGAATTTTTAAGTCAAAGAGGAGCGATTATAATCGAAACACTTAGGTCACTTTTAGGAGATTTGAACTCGGAAGGAGTTGTAATGATAATGACAGTGTTTGAACTATGTTTATGTGCTTCACCTCGGCAAGGTGCAGAACTTATTAAACCTGTTTTAATAACTATATTTGA AAATATGTATAAGGAAGAAGAAGTTACGATGACGATGACTATGTATTTATCTATCGTGGCAAGAGTTTTATGGTTTTACAAAGATATTTTTATACAG GTAATAAGCGAATTAACCAGAAAAATGGGTGGAAACGAAGTTAGAGAAGAAGTTGTATTGGGAGAAATAATACGTATATGGGTTAATCGAATGCCATATATTCCTCTACTAGAAAGACGTAAATTATTAGCTCTTGCACTTTGTTCACTTCTTGGACCTGATAGTCCTCCCTGCGTTCTTCATTATTTTCCACTAATAATATCTAATATCGTCGGAACTCTCAATGACATCACCAAACTTGACGACATAAGATGCGAAAATATTGGATATGCCATTGA aTCTTTGTCAATTAGTGGGCAGTCTAGTCCATCTCAGCATGATGATGAAGAATATGGAAATAAACACGAACAGCGAAAAAGGAGACTTGATTTTAGTGATCCTTTGCCTAGTATATCTTTGAAAGATACATTACAAAATCAG TTACTTACTTTACGCAGATTAATTGGAGATAACCAGTTCAATCAATTGATGTTAACCCTTCATCCAGAAATTGATAAAGAACTTAAACTTTACGTATCTTTATGA
- the Impbeta11 gene encoding importin beta11 isoform X3 — translation MVLINIGERMLQNDEKEFLRLRLIINFEEPVNQLAIQLAALIAKIARYDWPREWRSLIPTLLDVIRGQNPLAQHRALLILHHVVKCLASKRLVPDRRLFQELTSSVFSFILNVWNTYTESFLIMASNGADTNQIQEALEKALLLLRILRTLIVNGFNKPSESHDAMSFLEIVFERARTCLECRKTLISRGIQMEVCDKFIIHLTKVLIGVLEMHPFCYVELIPTSLEFSVFYCFTEAGQALAFERFVIQCLNLMKGILLSTYYKPAKVLKDTKNPLTLRANQLRQEFFTPETLAEICSRLVTHYFLLTPAELELWDTDPESFVVDDGGESWKYSLRPCTECLFVVIFHHFGEVLVPVLVELMQRHHQPVDPNNLHAILVKDAVYNAVGLAAFDLYDEVNFDQWFSTTLKEELKIRSNNYRIIRRRVCWLIGRWTTVKLSTELRPELYKLMVEVLSPEEDLGVRLAASDALKLAIDDFQFNPEEFSPYLEPAFSLLFSLLKEVKECDTKMYVLYVLSFMIERAGSEINPLVGALSSYLPALWQECEEHNMLRCAIISTLVHLEKALGSESVLIEPLVVGVIALSCDVNQNCHVYLLEDGLQLWLALLQNAAAPTLAIMELAKNLPAVLEKSFEHLKLCLYIVQAYVILSPQEFLSQRGAIIIETLRSLLGDLNSEGVVMIMTVFELCLCASPRQGAELIKPVLITIFENMYKEEEVTMTMTMYLSIVARVLWFYKDIFIQVISELTRKMGGNEVREEVVLGEIIRIWVNRMPYIPLLERRKLLALALCSLLGPDSPPCVLHYFPLIISNIVGTLNDITKLDDIRCENIGYAIESLSISGQSSPSQHDDEEYGNKHEQRKRRLDFSDPLPSISLKDTLQNQLLTLRRLIGDNQFNQLMLTLHPEIDKELKLYVSL, via the exons atggTGTTGATAAATATTGGAGAAAGAATGCTCCAAA ATGACGAAAAGGAATTTCTTAGACTACGTTTAATAATAAACTTTGAAGAACCTGTAAATCAGTTAGCTATCCAATTGGCAGCTCTTATTGCTAAAATTGCAAG ATATGATTGGCCTAGAGAATGGCGCTCATTAATTCCAACCTTATTGGATGTTATAAGAGGACAAAATCCTTTGGCCCAGCATCGGGCACTGTTAATATTACATCATGTTGTTAAGTGTTTAGCCTCTAAACGTTTAGTTCCTGACAGACGACTCTTCCAAGAATTAACCAGTAGTGTGTTCAGTTTTATTCTGAATGTGTGGAATACTTACACAGAATCTTTTCTTATAATGGCATCAAATGGAGCAGACACAAATCAGATACAGGAAGCTTTGGAAAAAGCATTGCTTCTATTGAGAATTCTTAGAACACTTATTGTAAATGGGTTTAATAAGCCTTCAGAATCCCATGATGCTATGTCATTCTTAGAAATTGTTTTTGAACGTGCAAGAACTTGTCTTGAATGTC gAAAAACATTAATTTCAAGAGGTATACAGATGGAAGTATGcgataaatttataattcatttaaCTAAAGTATTAATAGGAGTATTAGAAATGCATCCATTTTGTTATGTAGAACTAATACCAACATCATTAGAATTTTCtgttttttattgttttactgaAGCTGGTCAAGCCCTAGCTTTTGAAAGATTTGTTATACAGTGTTTAAATTTAATGAAAGGCATTTTATTATCTACATACTATAAACCAGCTAAAGTTCTTAAAG ATACGAAAAATCCGTTAACGTTGAGAGCAAATCAATTGAGACAAGAATTTTTTACACCTGAAACATTAGCAGAAATTTGTTCAAGGCTCGTAACACATTATTTTCTTCTAACACCTGCTGAATTGGAATTATGGGATACAGATCCAGAAAGTTTTG TTGTCGATGATGGCGGTGAATCATGGAAATATAGTTTAAGG ccTTGTACGGAGTGTCTGTTTGTAGTAATTTTCCATCATTTTGGAGAAGTTCTTGTACCAGTTTTAGTTGAATTAATGCAAAGACATCATCAACCAGTTGACCCGAATAATTTGCATGCTATTCTAGTAAAAGATGCAGTATATAATGCAGTTGGTTTGGCTGCATTTGATTTATATGACGAG GTAAATTTTGATCAATGGTTTTCAACTACCTTAAAAGAAGAGTTGAAAATTCGAAGTAACAATTATAGAATTATTAGAAGACGAGTATGTTGGCTTATTGGGCGCTGGACAA CTGTTAAGTTAAGTACAGAGTTAAGACCAGAATTATACAAACTTATGGTTGAAGTTTTGAGTCCTGAAGAAGATCTGGGTGTTCGTTTAGCAGCAAGCGATGCTTTAAAACTTGCGATAGATGATTTTCAATTTAATCCGGAAGAATTCTCGCCATATTTAGAACCAGCATTCTCTTTATTATTTTCGCTCCTAAAAGAAGTAAAAGAATGTGATAccaag atgtatgtattatacgtattatcaTTTATGATTGAACGTGCTGGTAGTGAAATAAACCCACTTGTTGGAGCCCTCAGTTCATATTTGCCAGCACTTTGGCAAGAATGTGAAGAACATAATATGTTAAGATGTGCTATAATTTCAACACTTGTACATCTGGAAAAG gCTTTAGGTTCTGAAAGCGTCCTTATAGAACCACTAGTAGTAGGTGTTATTGCATTAAGTTGTGACGTCAATCAAAATTGTCACGTTTATTTGTTAGAAGATGGCTTGCAATTATGGTTAGCTTTACTGCAAAATGCAGCTGCGCCAACATTAGCTATAATGGAACTGGCTAAAAATTTGCCTGCTGTATTAG AAAAATCATTTGAACATTTAAAATTATGTTTGTATATAGTTCAAGCATATGTAATATTAAGTCCCCAAGAATTTTTAAGTCAAAGAGGAGCGATTATAATCGAAACACTTAGGTCACTTTTAGGAGATTTGAACTCGGAAGGAGTTGTAATGATAATGACAGTGTTTGAACTATGTTTATGTGCTTCACCTCGGCAAGGTGCAGAACTTATTAAACCTGTTTTAATAACTATATTTGA AAATATGTATAAGGAAGAAGAAGTTACGATGACGATGACTATGTATTTATCTATCGTGGCAAGAGTTTTATGGTTTTACAAAGATATTTTTATACAG GTAATAAGCGAATTAACCAGAAAAATGGGTGGAAACGAAGTTAGAGAAGAAGTTGTATTGGGAGAAATAATACGTATATGGGTTAATCGAATGCCATATATTCCTCTACTAGAAAGACGTAAATTATTAGCTCTTGCACTTTGTTCACTTCTTGGACCTGATAGTCCTCCCTGCGTTCTTCATTATTTTCCACTAATAATATCTAATATCGTCGGAACTCTCAATGACATCACCAAACTTGACGACATAAGATGCGAAAATATTGGATATGCCATTGA aTCTTTGTCAATTAGTGGGCAGTCTAGTCCATCTCAGCATGATGATGAAGAATATGGAAATAAACACGAACAGCGAAAAAGGAGACTTGATTTTAGTGATCCTTTGCCTAGTATATCTTTGAAAGATACATTACAAAATCAG TTACTTACTTTACGCAGATTAATTGGAGATAACCAGTTCAATCAATTGATGTTAACCCTTCATCCAGAAATTGATAAAGAACTTAAACTTTACGTATCTTTATGA